Genomic segment of bacterium:
ACATACTTTGCGTGGCTATGAGGAAGGCTAAAGACCAACTCCGTGGTGTGATTCGCTAAATCTTTGCGTTCAAGCAATTGCGATAATAGATCGACATGCCCAAGCACAAAGTGGCCATGTAAACCATCGCCTAGCTTCAATGCCAATTCAAGATTTACTCGATCTCCCGCTTTGAGCCTGGCCAGTGTGGTGAGACGTAAAGTTTCCTCTCCAAGATCAAAGGACACATAGCAATCGCTGACTTCAATTACAGTCAGACAAACACCGGAAATTGCAATTGAGTCGCCAAGCTTACAATTTCCGACAAATAAATCAGCACGAACCTCCAACCTACCCTGTCGCTGAGTAACTACTTCGCCAACACCTTGAATAATTCCTGAAAACATTAGTCCTGAACCCATCCCTGCTCTACAGTTTTTTGCAGACAAATAAAAGCGATCTGACAAAAAATGCACACAAATTTTGGATAATTTCGCTTAAAGCAGTCCAGATCAGACAAATCATGACGTTCGATTGTTGGCACGGAGATTGCTTAGTCATAGTTGTTCCTAGGCAAAAATAAGAGAATCTATTAAGAGAAAAAGAATGCAAGCAATCCTCAGTCAGCTCTACTCAAAATTTGGAATACTGCTCCTGACTCTCCTGCTAAGTTCGAACTTAGCCTCTGCAACCCCTTCACCAATAGCGATCACCGAGCAAAACCTTACACAATTTCGACTGATTCGGGACCTTGCTCCATTTTACACTTGCTTTGATGAATCCCTATCACTGTCAACACTAGGATCAATTAATAGTCTACCACTTAGCGCTGGCAAAGTCTGGAAAATAGTATCGATCTCAAGCCTAGAGAAGAAAAAACGTGAGCTTGAAAAGAAACTCAAAAAATATAACAAAAACAAGCGCCGCAATAAAAAGAAAATAAAATCTACCAAGAAAGATATTGCAAACATCAAAACTCAGCTTGCCAGCGCCAAACTTTACATTAATCAATGCACACGAAGCTCTGGACCAGAATTTTCTGGAGACCCGAACAACATTGCCCCGTATCACGAAATTCTTACAGCCAATGAAGTCGATCACCTCTTAAGAAAGGCAGCCTTCGGTGGCACAGCAGAGTTAAGGCAAATAGGTCTCAATCAGGGCTTAACTCCATTGGTCAATGCTTTAGTTGATGGCGTAATGAGCACTGCAGAGCGCGAAGCCTTGCAAAATCAACTGGCGTTTTGGGT
This window contains:
- a CDS encoding riboflavin synthase, with the translated sequence MFSGIIQGVGEVVTQRQGRLEVRADLFVGNCKLGDSIAISGVCLTVIEVSDCYVSFDLGEETLRLTTLARLKAGDRVNLELALKLGDGLHGHFVLGHVDLLSQLLERKDLANHTTELVFSLPHSHAKYVATKGSIAIDGISLTIGNVGTDRFSVYIIPHTFRETTLSELRLGDFVNIEIDVIARYLSRLIAT